In Capsicum annuum cultivar UCD-10X-F1 chromosome 11, UCD10Xv1.1, whole genome shotgun sequence, one genomic interval encodes:
- the LOC107877256 gene encoding glutamate decarboxylase-like, protein MGFSPAFSESIIVSGHKYGVVYVGVGWVIWRSKDDLSDELVFHINYLGSDQPTFTLNFSNGSYQIIDPKFHFSTIKKASRLMNKFGSWPTILCHVNSIYAISEFGTVYTISVNIFE, encoded by the exons ATGGGATTTTCGCCCGCCTTTAGTGAAAGTATAATTGTCAGTGGCCACAAGTATGGCGTTGTATATGTTGGTGTCGGTTGGGTGATATGGCGGAGCAAGGATGATTTGTCTGATGAGCTTGTCTTTCATATAAACTACCTTGGATCTGATCAACCTACTTTTACTCTCAACTTCTCTAATG GTTCCTATCAAATAATTGatccaaaatttcatttttcgacaatcaagaaagcttcaagattgatgaacaagtttggtTCTTGGCCAACAATTTTATGTCATGTGAATAGCATCTAtgccatttctgaatttgggaCTGTTTATACCATTTCTGTAAACATTTTTGAATAA